A window of Ignavibacteriales bacterium genomic DNA:
GATGGTGCGGGGGTTTGCCGCGGTTCTTTTGCTTGCATCTGGTTTGATTGCCCTTTCATTGATGGGAATACCCCGAATTGCCCTGGCGATTTCTGCGATTGGAATAGTGGGCCTTTTCGCATTCGCTTCCTGGCGCTATGTGCTGGGCCCGGCAGAAAGGCACTCGATTGCTTCCATCGCTCGCGGGCTTGGATTTCTGGCTGAAGGAACGCGATGAGTCCAGACTCAGAGATCCGCGCGGAAGAGGTCAGAACTTGCCTCCTCTGCAAGACCAAAGGAACCATGCTCTATGCCGGTCTCCAAGATCGATTGTTCGATGCTCCGGGGATGTGGAATATTTTCAAGTGCGCTGACTGTGGCCTGATGTGGCTCAGTCCCCGGCCAATCTCATCCGACCTTGGCAAAGCTTACCAGAGCTACTATACTCACAACGCGGGGTCTGACAAGGGGAGAATGGAGGAATTCATCGAGAAAGTGGCCCGTCCTGTCGTGATGTCCAGGTTCGGCTATGAGAGACAAGCTGATGATCGCTCAGCGCGCAATCCCGGTGCGAGTTTGTTGTCGCATGTCCCGGTGGTGAAAGAGATCGCGTGGCGGTATGTCATGAATCTTCACGGACAACGGGGAGGCCGGCTTCTGGATGTTGGTTGCGGCGATGGTTCGTTCCTTGCCAGGATGAAGCATCTGGGTTGGGACGTAATGGGAGTAGAACCGGATCCTCGCGCTGCGAGAAAGACGCAAGAAGAACTTGGTATCCCGGTCTTCAACGGCACGCTTACCGAAGCAGGATTCGATTCCAGGTCCTTTGACGCAATAACCTTGACTCATGTGATCGAACACGTTGAAGAACCTGGCTCATTGCTTCGAGAATGTCACAGGATATTGAAGCCTACAGGTAAGCTCTCGATAGCGACTCCAAATATCGAAAGTTTCGGCCATAGAATGTTCGGCGCGGCTTGGCGAGAGCTCGATCCTCCCCGCCACCTTCACCTTTTGTCTCTCAAGACACTTGCAGCGCTTGTCGAGGGTGCAGTTCCGTTAGGGTTCTCGGTTGATCACCTCGGTTCCTCCGGAGTTTATGCGGGGCAAATCCTGGTGATAAGCCGAAGCATCAGGTTGAAGGGAGCATGGGTGGAACGACCGCTAACGAAGTGGCAAGTAGTAATGACTGTCGTATACTTCATCGCTGAGACCATCGTACGTGCGTTTTCACCAAGGGCGGGGGAAGAACTTTTGATGACTTTAACGAAGCAGCCGGGCAATGCGGCCCATATGCCTCGGTCTGAGAACACCCCCGGTTTGGTGCGATAATCCAATGGCATTTTGCACAAGAAAAGAACTCTGTCAAGCTGTTCAGTCGCGCACTCTGATCCCGATACATTGACACGTATTGTATGAACGCTCTATCATTCCTGTGTTTCATGATTTGCTTGGCGATTGTTGCCAGCGCGATGCGGCGGGATGCGGACGCGTTGTCTCCAGCGCGCGTGCTCGGATTTGTTTGGGCACTTGCCATAGGTCTCACGAATTTGAAATTGAGTGGCTTACAGGAGAACTGGTCAATCACAAGCTGGATCCAGCTGATCATCGGTGTGTCCAGCTACTTGATAGGCACATTGATAGCGTTTGTTCAGAATATCGGGCGACAGTTACTTTCCGTCGAGTTGATGCGCAAATCCTGGACGAAAGACGTTGACGAGCACAGGCTTTTCATAAGTATTGCCGTTACATTCGCCCTCTATATTTTTGGTTATTTTGTGATAACGTTTATCAAGGGGGTGACACCTCCTCTTTTTAGTGCCAAGCCATGGATTGCCCGACATGACTTTACGATGTTTGGCATCGGGCTGTTTCTTCAGAACGTTGTCGTTGTTGTCTTTTTCTCGGTTGTCTATCTGCTTATTGCCGGAGGTGAAAAGCGAAAGAAACGGGTCGTATTGGCGATGACCGCAATATCCCTGCTCACGTATTTTTTCCTGCTTCAGCGCCTTCAGATCATGATGACGGGCATCGTTTGTGCAACGCTCATCTACTATACAACATCGCACCTCAGGAAGTCGACCGTCATCTGGTACTTTTTGGGGACGAGCCTGTTCTTCCTTCTTGTGTCATCACTCCGCACTGGCCAGGTCCTGGTATTGTTTCTGTATACATCGGCCGCAATGAAATTCTCTCCTGCGTACGCGATCTTCACTGAGCCTTACATGTACGTTGTGATGAACCTGGAAAATTTCGCACGAGCGGTGCAACAACTCGACAGTCTGGCGTACGGCTACTACACCTTTGATTTCACGACGGCCCTCGTGGGCCTTAAACATTGGATCAGCGAATACTTCGGGATGGTCGACACGCCCTATTTGACCAGCAACTACAATACTTACACTGCATTTTGGACTTACTACCGAGATTTCGGAACATTCGGAATTGCAATCATTCCCGCTCTTGTGGGTTGGGGTATCGCTTCAGCCTACTACTGGCTCCGGACTAGTCCAAACATCCGAAGCCTTGCTTTCTACAGCGTTGCAATGTTCGTGATGTTCATGACATTCTTCAATAGCCCTCTTGGATTTCTCTGGTTCGTGTATAATGTCGTCGTGATGTATGCCGTTCTGCGCTATATCCGGGTCCGAGCGGTCCCTGCTTTGTCGGCAGCGCCGGCGAGGCTTCAGACGAGTCAGTGAATCCAAGGAAGCGACGTTCGTGATAGATAACGACCATGCCGTCTCTTGATATCGTGATTGTTAATTGGAACGCGGGCAACTATCTGCGTCCGTGCCTGCAATCCATCGAGGAGTCGCATCTGGCAGGTTGCGAAGTCCGGCGCGTGGTAGTTATTGATAACGCCTCAACGGACGGTTCAACTCAGGGATTGTCGGATTTGAAACTTCCGATCACTGTCTTGCACAACAACGAAAATCGGGGGTTCGCTTCGGCGTGCAACCAAGGGGCAGAAAAGAGCGCGGCTGATCACCTGTTGTTTCTGAACCCCGACACGCGGTTATCAAAGAACTCCCTCGCGGCGGCGGTTTCGTGCATGAGTTCTCCGGAACAGCAGAAAACCGGGATCCTCGGGATTCAGTTGATCGACGATGACGGCACAATCTCCCGTTCCTGTGCCCGGTTCCCGACCGCTGGGAGATTCCTTTCAATGATGTTCGGCCTGGATCGATTGTTTCCGGGGGCGTTCAGAAGTCATTTCATGACTGAGTGGGATCACAGGGAAAGCCGTGAAGTAGATCAGGTTATCGGGGCGTTTTTCATGGTCAGAACCGCGCTGTTCAAAGCGCTTC
This region includes:
- a CDS encoding glycosyltransferase family 2 protein encodes the protein MPSLDIVIVNWNAGNYLRPCLQSIEESHLAGCEVRRVVVIDNASTDGSTQGLSDLKLPITVLHNNENRGFASACNQGAEKSAADHLLFLNPDTRLSKNSLAAAVSCMSSPEQQKTGILGIQLIDDDGTISRSCARFPTAGRFLSMMFGLDRLFPGAFRSHFMTEWDHRESREVDQVIGAFFMVRTALFKALHGFDERYFVFFEEVDFALRARRVGLRSYYLATAPAYHKGGGTTDQIRATRMFYSLRSRILFFYKNFDGMTATMVAVATLFIEPITRILFAILKGSGETISETVKGYARLWGALPLLMVGRGRKSA
- a CDS encoding class I SAM-dependent methyltransferase, translating into MSPDSEIRAEEVRTCLLCKTKGTMLYAGLQDRLFDAPGMWNIFKCADCGLMWLSPRPISSDLGKAYQSYYTHNAGSDKGRMEEFIEKVARPVVMSRFGYERQADDRSARNPGASLLSHVPVVKEIAWRYVMNLHGQRGGRLLDVGCGDGSFLARMKHLGWDVMGVEPDPRAARKTQEELGIPVFNGTLTEAGFDSRSFDAITLTHVIEHVEEPGSLLRECHRILKPTGKLSIATPNIESFGHRMFGAAWRELDPPRHLHLLSLKTLAALVEGAVPLGFSVDHLGSSGVYAGQILVISRSIRLKGAWVERPLTKWQVVMTVVYFIAETIVRAFSPRAGEELLMTLTKQPGNAAHMPRSENTPGLVR
- a CDS encoding O-antigen ligase, which translates into the protein MNALSFLCFMICLAIVASAMRRDADALSPARVLGFVWALAIGLTNLKLSGLQENWSITSWIQLIIGVSSYLIGTLIAFVQNIGRQLLSVELMRKSWTKDVDEHRLFISIAVTFALYIFGYFVITFIKGVTPPLFSAKPWIARHDFTMFGIGLFLQNVVVVVFFSVVYLLIAGGEKRKKRVVLAMTAISLLTYFFLLQRLQIMMTGIVCATLIYYTTSHLRKSTVIWYFLGTSLFFLLVSSLRTGQVLVLFLYTSAAMKFSPAYAIFTEPYMYVVMNLENFARAVQQLDSLAYGYYTFDFTTALVGLKHWISEYFGMVDTPYLTSNYNTYTAFWTYYRDFGTFGIAIIPALVGWGIASAYYWLRTSPNIRSLAFYSVAMFVMFMTFFNSPLGFLWFVYNVVVMYAVLRYIRVRAVPALSAAPARLQTSQ